CATCAGTGACTGGATGAATACCAGAACAATATGGTTCAGTTCGTTGGATTTAATCGTTCGAACCGgtcagaaaataccactggagtataattttttggcttcccgaaagataaaagGGTTCCCCCGATTTAAATCCATCAGCTCCGATGTGGGAGTTACAATCAGAACTCTGtttggaccacttcaaagagaagcaccgctccgaccctcgttactgcggcttcacaacaaaaaaacaggaccttctGTCAGCAGTATTCtaactatttttattaataaaagaaagtcaaatgtggaggaggacatctccacagagaaggagacgagaaagAGGAAGTTttcctttaaacaggaagtgaacatGCAGTGTCAttaaaggtctgagctgctcacaggccgacagcctgaaaTCAGTTTTGATTCAgagggaaaaacagaaacaatccatgtgtgattaaacaaatgtcatagtctgctactgattagtttactctgatGGGAAAGTGCATAAACACTATTCTGAAGCGGGCTCACATTGTTTAAAAGTTAGCATCCGGTTAGCatcgttagctctctcctgatGTCTTTATGTAGAGTTTTAATGTCGTGTGCTGATGTCAAGACAACAATCTGGGGGTAATCAGTTCTCACCGTTCCAAATTCCCAACTGAGTCATTCTGCGCGTTGTTctgtcggccatgacggtcctggtgattatcagaatctgaatctgaagagttttcatctgattccagagatccagctgtGGGTTCAAGTTAATACTGGTATGGTTATAGATCCATTACTCCCGCAAAGTCTTCTTGCATTTCTtcgtgttaaaaaaaaaaaagcatcttttacCACTAgtaaaaaaacaggacagaagTGGCATTCTTGGCACAGCATTTGTCATGAACCAAGAAAGAACTCAAATCAGccacttcagaaattattgactaaaacgctaaaactctttatttaacttttaggtcaaaaaatgggtccctgcaaTGATGTGTGGATGTGTTAGACTGAAAAACatatgaaatgtcaatttttttagatttgatttcagttcagctttaaagaaaacagactcCAGATTTCCAAGATGTTTAAATCATTTCTCTTGGTGGATTTCAAGATGTTTGGTCAGACTTCCCTTCTGTCTGTATCTTTTACCACATATTGAACAGCTGAACGGTTTCTCTCCCGTGTGAATCCTCATGTGAACCTTCAGGTTTCCGCTTTCGATAAAACCTTTACCGCACACTGTGCACCTGTACGGTTTCTCCCCGGTGTGGATCTTCACGTGCTTCTGCAAACAACCATTCCACGAGAAACATTTCCAGCAAATGGGACACCTGAAGGGCTTTTCTCCCGTGTGGGACCTCATGTGTGTCTTCAGCTGCCCCTTAAAGCCAAACCTCTTCCCACACTCCGAGCAGCTGAATGGCTTtttgcagacgctgcaccacgCACAGTTCCCACTCCCATGGTCTAAACTCAGCGGAGTTCCTGCTTGTAAATGCCCCTCTGCATCGGAGTTTGTAGCTGAGTCCGGTCTCGTTGCGGTTTTGTTCCCTTCAGCCTGGCTGTGATGAAGCTGAGACGACTGATGAAGACTGCATCTGAATATCGTCTCTCCTTTGTGGACCGTCATGTGCATTTTCAGATTCCCCCGTTGCGCGTAACCTTTTCCACAAACGGAGCAGCTGAAGGGTTTTTCTCCCGTGTGAATCCTCATGTGCACCTTCAGATTTCCGCTTTCACTGAACATTTTGCCACACACTGAGCACCTGAAAGGTTTCTcccctgtgtggattctcatgtgtttcTGGAGGCGTCCTTTCCACGAGAAGCACTTCCTACAAATGTGACACCTGAAAGGCTTTTCACCTGTGTGGCATCTTATGTGTAACTTCAGGTAACTCAGGGAGCCAAATCTTTTCCCACATTCAGAGCACTGAAACACGTTTCTGTTATTAGATTCAGTATCATTTAGATGGTTTGCACTTTCCTCTCCAGAACATGGCTCCCAGGTCTCATTAAAATCCTCAACTCTGACTTCAGACTTTGGTTCTTTCAAGTCTGGACTCTTGTAATCAGTATCAAGTTCTTGTTCGTAGTCTTCTTCCTCCAGTGGAAGTACCGGTATGTTCTCTTCAGCCTGCCTGTGATGAAGCTGTGAAGGCAGAGGCTCCTCCCCATCGTCCTCGTTTTTAACACAGACAGAGCTGAACGTCAGCTCGGTGATGTTCGTTTCCTCCTGTTCCTGTTTAATGTGTGGGGGTTCTGGGTTCGGGTTCTTGTTGGCCACAGAGGAGCTtctctccagctgctgctgagtgGCAGGTTGCTCTGTCTCCATCAACGGCTGCTGATCATCTGGAGGAACCcctgaaagaaaagcaaaagaagcATCACAGCTTTATGTGTGAGCACTGAACATACTTTATATCAGTgtaacaaatgttaaaaacgAGTTACAATGTAGTGTAATAACCTCTTAATATTTACTAAGAAAGACGCAATGTTTTATGGTTTGTAAGGTTTTATGACCAGTGCTTAGTTTTCTAacaattaaaaactaatgagagggaggcaggtggaacagtgaggctacaaggagcagaggacACAAGgttgcaggacttcaaggacttgggacaggacaggacaacggggagtgtggtaaagaggggaagaagagagtccaggcaagatggagaaatgtttcaggagtgatttgtgacaatagggtggcagcaaaggtcaaaggaaagatttacagacagtggagagagcagccatgttgtttggtttggagacaaaaagacaggagacagttTAAATAACTGTGGCAGGAAGGGTTCAGTTCAGTAACTCTGCTGTGGTACTGAACTTTGGGGGTCACCTTAAAACattgtcaagaaaaaaacaaaacaaaaaaactttggtTGAATAACCCCCCCNGTTTGAGCACATTTCCATCTTAGAAATGAGAAGTAAATACGGTTAATTGTGCTTCTACAAAACTTAATGtttattaataaagttaaataaagatgGAATTTATCTTTTCTCTCTCAGTTACCGTGCTGattaaaagctgatttttggcgactttcatacttttagcttttgatcATAAATAgaacacaaaaaagtaataataattattcttAATATGATCCTTTTTATGAGAGGTGCTGCATGTTTATGTTAAGACAACACGTCTATATTAAAAATGCCTGAGTTACATTTCCCCAGAGTGTAGGGATATGGTTAATATTAACACTGTTATCATAAGTAACTTTAAACATCTGTCATTATTGCATTACATATTTTAATCTTCTATTATATTTGTATTGATAGTAGCTAGTCTTATTTTCATTCTTACTTGGATGAAATgccaaaaaacagatttactgcACACAGCTGAAGCTTTTTGTCATGAAGAATGATGAAAACTTAAGATAGAAATGATAATATCTGATGAAAGACACCTCGTGGTCAGGTTTTGTAACTACACCTGATGCCTGCTCACTGTacaaactgtgaaaacaaagatgcttttaattttaaaacattgcatGTTCTGATCACTCAGctgcacatgaacacacaataagaataaaatgcagctgtgggtttttttcctgtaatatAAGCACCAACACAACATCTGAAAGACAGCTCATAAGTCTGACTACAGTAACACATGGCATCTCTGATGAACACCATATATTCCTGCAATTATCATCAatattgttaatattatttCTGCTAGTTATCAAAAACTTGAGACTTGAGCTGCCAATATGAGGGCAATTTTTGTCTGCTGGAAGACAAAGCAGTAAAATCTGATTCTTTGCCACAATATTACAAGATTGCTGCACTTTAATCAATCAGAGGAAAATAGTCTCCTGACCAATGAAAAGGAAATTATTAGTTATATAATGATTTTAAGCTCACGTCTGTTATTTTGTGATTTACTgaacagcactttggtcaactttggttgttttaaatgagctttgtgAACAAAACTGAATTGATTTTATGTGTTGTCACTGCTCAAGTACATTTAAAATGCCTGAGCCTGTAtgtgaattaaataaaatacctgCAGATTTTTAATGGCAACAACACCTGAGTACAGAGGACTGTGGTTCAGAAGGACAAGAAAAACCTTCATTACAGAATAAACTTAACATGCTTGTTGTTCAGACAACTATTTTATCTGCTCAGCACCGACTGAGTGTTTCCATCATCAGCTGATCTGGAAAGAAAAGACTTGTTAGGGACAGAGTCCAGGGTCGGAGGACAAACCTTCAGCTCCCAGGTGCTTCACTTCAGATGTTAAAACCACATCCAGAAAGTCTCGATGGCGACGCTCCGTCTCCTCTTCATACTCCAGGATCGTCTCTTCTAAATGTCCCAGGATGTCGTCCACAGCCGCAGCGAGCCGCTGGCCGATGAAGACCTTGAGACTCCGGAGTCTGGACATCTTTGAGGACATTGGACTcggagggatttttttttaacctttcagtGTTCAGTTTCTGCCCTCACTTGGCTTCAGACCCGCAAACTAAACCCAGCCATTCCTCCTCCTGATCACCATGTTGATGACAAACACGCGTAAATAAAGAGAACATTAATCACTTCCGGAtcaagtttcaaaataaaagcatcaccAAGACGCTTAAAACGTTTTAAACTaatcaaaaaaaatatatttttaaaatgttattgtaCTATAATTCTCATCTCTCACACATCACATAAGTTCATGTTTCTATCCTTAAAGCATTTGATTCATTTCTGCACCCTAACGCTGAACTAATTCACAATTTATCCACAAACctaatacacaaaaataacattccCTTTAATTAGGACTgggctttggtccccataagGACACCCTGTCCTGACAAGGCTGGTGTCCACAACCTTGAAGAcatcttgtgttgtaaagcacttagagccgccttgtgctgaaaagtgctatacaaataaatgtactttaccttaccttaccttaaaaacacattaagatctcttcagttcttacaaaaacattgttcaatTTAAATGTGCTTTGGCATACTTGCtctgttgtttgctttttatgctAAATGTTTATgcattctgctccttttagtcagtgttttgcctctattagttttttatttgttctctgCTCTGTGGGGTtataaaactttgacattttttggaTCTTATGTGGTGTTTTTATGCCTAAATAATTCATAGataaatgctaaagttttcttttgtaaattaaaaatagatcaGTGGGCTGAGACAATGAGAATGGTGTCCAGAAAAGGTCCTGAAAAGGTAACAAGAACCAGACAGACACCTCGTCTCTTCCTCCTGATTCACACTAGTCTGAACATAATATCAGCTGGTGTTTGAGTGTTTATCTGTTAATCTTTACAGAGCTGCTGCCTTCTTATGGTTCAAATAGGGAGGTAAAAAGCTGTATTTATAAATTCAACCTTATcagtatttttaatgtttgattatgTCAGTGTAGAGTCCAGTTGTATTAAAACTATAGGTAAGATTTGaattacagacagacaaaaaaataggcctttagacttttattgtgacttTTATAAAACTAATAGTTTTATACAACAAGCAtgctttaaacacattttcagttcaAGTTACAACCctgtgcaaaatataaaaaggacaataatttgcaaatcattacaattatatgaggaaaataaaatgcactgtAGGAATAGTGCAAAGTAAATGTACCTAACCAAatagaaacaaagcaaaataatatCAAATACTCATTTCTTCACAGTTATAATTACAAttaaattgtaacattttaattttattgtgtgtcaaacaaacaataaccaACAACAAGATGACACTAATATTACAGATTAGCAGCATTGGATAAATGCATTTTGGACTACTAGAATTCAGTCTGCCCTAAAAGGCATCTTTGTGGTTGTTTGAGttcacaaactaaactaaactttagTTTTGATGCACAACAAAAACCCTCCCCTCCTCTATCAGTTATGTTGCACTCTGGCTGTGTCCTGTGGGGTTTATCGTGACCGattttaataatgaatcttctaCAATCAGGTGTGTAGTAACAGGTAAAAGCTGCATCAGACCAGAAATTAACAGATCGGTAACAACACCTTAGATCCTTATGTCAGTGAAGAATACCGCCAGAAATGATCAGGTGTGGAATATCTGCAGAAATTTGGGGAGTAGGTTTTTCTCTCAGCTCATAATTTACACTTTTTGTGCAATTTTGTCAATCCATCTAATCTCAAATTAGGAGTAATTTCAGGTTGCAACTTAGAACACCTTTCTAGATCGAAATGACAGAGCAGTTATGATGCGTTTGCTGGGTTATTAGTTTTAGAttcactttgtgttttggtAGAATTTGTACAATCAGTAAACTGACTCTGAGCAGTGTGAAGCTTCATGTGTCTCTTCAGATGTCCTGTAATGATGAAGCCCTTTCCACAAACGAAGCACATATACGGTTTCTCCCCCGTGTGGACTCTCATGTGGACCTTCAGGCTCCCCTTTTGTGCACAACTTTTGCCGCAGATGTCGCAGGTGAAGGGTTTCTCTCCGGTGTGAACCCGCATGTGTTTATTCAAGTCTCCTTTCTCAGCACAGCACTTTCCGCAGAAAGAGCAGCTGAACGGTTTCTCTCCCGTGTGAACTCGCATGTGTCTCTTCAAGTCTGTTTTCTGACCACAAGCTTTGCCACAGACAGAGCAACTGAATGGTTTTTCTCCAGTgtggttatttttatgtctgttgAGGTGttcttttacattaaaacttttGTTACATATCAAGCAGGTATATGGTTTCTCCCCGGTGTGGATCCTCATGTGCCTGGTCAGATTTCCCCTTCCGCTAAAACTCTTTCTACAGAACAAGCAGCTGTGGGGCTGCTCTCCAGTGTGACACCTCATATGAGCTGTCAGTGAGCCGCTGTCTTTAAACGACTTATCACAACATGGGCAAGGAAAAGGTCTTTCACCTGTGTGTTCTCTTATGTGTCTATTCAAATTTCCTTTAAGGCTAAATCTTTTACCACAGTACGAGCATGGAAAGGGTTGTCCCTCCACTGGGTATCCAGTGTCACTCTCaagtgtttcactgtttttaatGACCTCATCTCCCGGTtgagtttcatttgtttgtgccCAGTTTGAATCACTTTGATCAGAAGAATCAGGAAAACTGTCCTCGATAGATGTCTGTAAAAGTGAAAATGGATCTGAGGTTGTGGCTGGTTTTGGTTCTCCAACAAGGTCTCTGTTCTCTTCAGTCTGGCTGCAATGAAACTGGGAGGACTGGGGtttctcttcatcatcttcactcTTTACAGGCGCAGGAACAAATGCAACATTTGTAATCTCATTGTCCTGGATATCTTGAAGATGCTCTCCCTTTTTGTAGGTAAAAAGTTCCACCTGCTCCTCTTTAATATGTGGTGACtctgggtcctgctggtccCCCTGGTACAGACTGGGCCTCCTCTTCAGCAGGACTTCTCCTGAACTCTctgaaatacagaaacaaacattatgttaaaaaaagtttgtttttatccctGTCTGTAAATCAGCTAACCTATCAGTCAGGTTAGCTAAATgttagttgttttaagatttaCTGACTTTTATAAATTTACTTTATTATCATGTCACTTAATTAACAGGACTGTTGCTATTCTTATATTTTAGAAAAGGATACAGTGAGATGTCTGATCACTTCGGTGGGTTTAACAGACTAAAAATAGTGTTTTCCCCTGTGGCTTGTTGGGAAGCTCATTACAGAATACTCCTGTTTTCTGTATTCACATTATAAATGATATGTTTATTAaggtaaaaatacagatttctgATGACAGATGATACAGATGGTAGCATACAGCAGCACAGGGCGCTATGTGTGGCTTCCACATGTAAACAGTACAGCGACAAATAGGtcctttcaagatggctgccagaaaTCTCGACTAGCGCCGTCAGTGGCCATAACAGTTAAACAGCCTATCAAAAGACATTTAACTCATAGCATTCTGTCATTTTACGcgtttctgttttgtatttcacTTAATGCGTTTAGTTCATACTAAGAAGTTAAGTTTTagttcaattaaaaataaaatcttttttgcGTGGAAATGTGCAGTTAGAGTTAGTATGATGATGCGTTCATGCTCAGGGCCGGGGGGACTGACCTGTCCTTAGCAGCCTGACTTCGGGCTGCAGCAAAGCATCCAGCTGTCTCCTCTGGCGGAAGATTTCCTTCTCTGCCCGCAACACTCTGACTTCGTAGTCCACCACAGTTTTCTTAAACAGGTCTACGATCTCCTCCGCAGCAGCGGTGAGCCGCATGGTGAGCAGACTCCTCAGCACCGGGGCTTCGGCTGACTTTTCTCCGGTCCCCAGCCGATGCAGGAGGTCATTAACCGCGGCCTTAATCCGCTCATGAACCGACATCCGCAGCAGCTGCACAGtaaccatcctgctgctctttttagcttcttcaacaaGACGCCAGCTAATAAAAATACACGGTTctctttaaaagaaagagaCCAGCGTCGAGATTAAGtagcgccctctgctggactGGAGGCAAAACAACAATAGTTTTTAATCTATTAGGTGtttaatcagaaaataattagGGCCAATgtgaatatatttataaatctaTAGCTATATATAGATTTTTAGTGGGGCCCTAATTAGATCTGAGTCAGCTAAAAAACTGTCTTTTATggctgtgcgtgtgtgttttattcttattttagtAGTCTGATTCATgaaatagatagatagatagatagatagatagatagatagatagatagatagatagatagatagatagatagatagatagattgattgattgattgattgatagatagatagatagatagatagatagatagatagatagatagatagatagatagatagatagatagatagatagacaaagttatgttaaaacaattaaatttcaGCTTTATGGACTGAAATTGTTTGGCTCCTTATgcaataaagtttattgaaaaaaagaaagaatcccGTTGCTAGGATACCGTCGCTCTTACAGCGTTGCTAGGATACAACACACCGTGCCTCCACCGAGCATTTCTGAGCTCCATTAGGTAAAGTTTGGCTTCGGTTATCAGtccagtttgttttcagtttgctcCGCCTTCATCCCGTCCCTGTTTTTGTTGGTTACGCGGTGAATTCCGCCACGATGGAGATCGTCCACGTCGACACGAAGCTCCGCAGAGAGTTCGGGCCCCCGGCTCTGTTTTCTGACCGGAtcgaggagctgctgctggacctTCACCCGGATCCGAGTCTGGCCGCGCAGTTCATCCAGAAAACTCACAGAGATCAGGCCGTTCAGGCCTGCCGGCAGATGTCCGAGCACCAGGTGAGTTCAGTTTATTAAGACCCAGTCAGTAAGCATAAACGTCTCTTATCAAGCTTATTAACAACTATTCATCTGAGAAGAACAAAAATGCTGTCTAAGAAAGTCAGacttgtttttgatttcttaATGACTAAAGCCATACTTTTAATACAACGTGCATGTTCATCTGAACAGGTTTAAGTGAAACAGTTTAGGCCAACTTATTAGGATCAGGTGGAACTGAGGagctgcttcttgttttcagaTAAACACAGAGCGCTTCCAGTCCAACAGCTGTGGACTAAACCATGTGGAGGGCGGATGGCCAAAAGACATCAACCCCAACGAGATGGAGCAAACTATTCGCTTCAGGAAGAAGGTGGAAAAAGATGATGGCTACATCAACAGCATCCTGCAGCTGGGCAGcgtaagataaaaaaagagtcCATTGCCAGTCCATATTTGATGTTAGATCAATTGTGCTCATATGATAACAGAAATGATGAGTGGCATCATGTGGTTTAGGTGATGGAGCACCGCATCAAGCAGAACAATTCCATAGACATCTACCAGCAGTACtttgatgaagaggaggaggtggaggaaatCCAGGAGCCACCGTCTGCTAAGACCATCAATGTTTTCAGGTACAGCTGACACCCAGCGCATCAGCAGATCGACTGATTACTGCGACTGAATATTGGCTGCATTTTGGGTTTCCTGCAGAGATCCCAATGAGCTGAAACGAACCATCACTGGCCTGTCTTGGCATCCTGATGGAGGCAGGAAGCTGGCCGCAGCCTACTCCTGCCTCGAGTTCCAGAAAACGTCCAGAAACACGAGCCTGGATTCCTACATCTGGGATATTGGTGGGTCACACTGGAGGTTGGGCTACGTCCACCTCCGAGCCCGGTCTGTACACTcgcagatgttttattttttcagagaaCCCAAACCACCCGGAGGTAACTCTGAAACCAGCGTCTCTACTTGTCTGTCTGGACTACAACCCAAAGGACTCCCACACTCTTGTTGGAGGCTGCTACAATGGACAGATTGGTGGGTTCGGCTCCAGGCTTGATGAAATTCAGGCATGGTTCCGTCTGGTACCAGGTGAACTCACGTGCAGGTGTGCTTGATACAGCTTACTGGGACACCCGGAAAGGCAGCCAGCCTGTGGAGTATTCTTCTATGGAGCACAGTCACAGAGATCCAGTCTACAAGATCATCTGGTTGCAGTCCAAGACCGGGACTGATGCCTTCTCTGCCTCCACTGACGGACAGGTAGATGAACTGATGTCACACAGGCTGATTAAAGGTGGAGTAATGATGAGCACACAAACCACAGACAGATGTTTGCTGCTGAGATGCTAACTCTAGTTTGAGAAATGAACGGACAGGCGTTTCTTAGAACACAGAGCTTTTGAAAAAAGCAAGTCATCTCTGACTATCAGATTCTGTGGTGGGACGTCCGCAAGCTGAGCGAGCCCACAGAGCGTCTGGTTCTGGATCCAAGCCGGGAGGGGAATCTGGACCGAGCTTTAGGTGCCATCTCTCTGGAATTTGAGGCCACTATGGTGagcatttgtctgttttcaaacCTTTCCAACCGGTCCCTGCGCTGTCCAGGACTCAAAAATACAGTTCTGAGTTAATCTTGTGGACATTAGAAACTTCACCATAGCTCATCCAGAAGACttacaaattttaatttccagaaGTTGTTTCTTGTGCTTTCATCTGAATAAAATGATCCTGAATTTGTCTTCTGTGTTCCTATGTTGGTATAAAAACCTGTGTTCATGGTATAAATGTTTAGAGTGATGTCATTGATACAATTTTAAGGTAGGTGTTCTCATGATAAATCTGTCTCAAATATCTTTAActgcagaaagtaaaaacaaatagacTTTGTTCTCCATCCATCCTTCAGAGGAGCTTCTTCTGTGGCTCTGTGCTATAAAGTAAAAGcctgtaaatgtttattcttGCAAGCAAAGACTTCACAACTGTGTCTTCGGCCtaactgtgtgtttgtatttgatgATCATTCAGCCAACGAAGTTCATGGTGGGGACGGAGCAGGGCCTGGTCGTGTCCTGCAACAGGAAGGCAAAGACTCCAGCTGAgaaaattgtttgcacctatgATGGCCACCACGGACCAATCTACGCCTTGCAGAGGAATCCATTCTTCCCCAAAAACTTTCTCACTGTGGGCGACTGGACGGCTCGCATCTGGTCTGAGGACATCAAGGAATCATCGATCATGTGGAGCAAGTAGGATTCAGACCCGCAGCCCTGGTAGAGGCTGTAGACTCTTATGTAATCATATCCGATAAAAATTTACACGAGACACGATGGTTGAAGAATCCTCTGCTCACATCTGTCTcacgtttctgtttttgttttcatcttcttGTCCTTCGGCTCCTGATTAGGTTTTCTTATTTATGAACttgttaatttatttcctgttttgcttaatttgtttgtttttcttgtcattcctgctcttttttgtttcatatcacCTCAGTCTGTCCTGCCTCATCATCtcatcttttcttatttatccGGAATCTTCTGGTCGACATTCCGCTCTGGTAACTTCACGCTGAAACAGTCATGTTGCTTCCCAGGTATCAGATGTCATATCTGATGGACGCCTGCTGGAGTCCCGTCAGGCCCTCCATCTTCTTCACTGTGAAGATGGACGGCATGCTGGATATCTGGGACATCCTGTTTAAACAGAGTGACCCCACACTTAGTCTGAAGGTGCTCCAGCTTCAAATACAAAACCGTCTGATTTTACTCACTGGCTCACAATCGTCTACATAGTTTCTATCTGTTGtcctcaggtgtgtgacaaacCTCTGTACAGCCTTCGTGTTCAGGATAACGGGCGCCTGGTGGCGTGCGGCTCTCAGTCAGGTGAAGCCACGCTGCTGGAGATCTGCTCTGGATTGTCGACCCTGCAGAAGAACGAGAAGAGTCTTGTGGCTGCTGTAAGAAACCCTGAAACATTTACTGATCTGTAATCGGattcagtaataaaaacaaccaatcagctgttttatatatttactggCATTTTGCaggatttaaagaaatgtgctttttgttaCTGAATATCAGTTCTTTtgaaaaatcaacattttattgtttatttatttatttattaagaaaaaatggaatattttctgcttttaatttccTAGATGAGATACTTAAAgaccaaatcataaaaattgc
The DNA window shown above is from Kryptolebias marmoratus isolate JLee-2015 linkage group LG5, ASM164957v2, whole genome shotgun sequence and carries:
- the LOC108243902 gene encoding gastrula zinc finger protein XlCGF57.1, which codes for MSSKMSRLRSLKVFIGQRLAAAVDDILGHLEETILEYEEETERRHRDFLDVVLTSEVKHLGAEGVPPDDQQPLMETEQPATQQQLERSSSVANKNPNPEPPHIKQEQEETNITELTFSSVCVKNEDDGEEPLPSQLHHRQAEENIPVLPLEEEDYEQELDTDYKSPDLKEPKSEVRVEDFNETWEPCSGEESANHLNDTESNNRNVFQCSECGKRFGSLSYLKLHIRCHTGEKPFRCHICRKCFSWKGRLQKHMRIHTGEKPFRCSVCGKMFSESGNLKVHMRIHTGEKPFSCSVCGKGYAQRGNLKMHMTVHKGETIFRCSLHQSSQLHHSQAEGNKTATRPDSATNSDAEGHLQAGTPLSLDHGSGNCAWCSVCKKPFSCSECGKRFGFKGQLKTHMRSHTGEKPFRCPICWKCFSWNGCLQKHVKIHTGEKPYRCTVCGKGFIESGNLKVHMRIHTGEKPFSCSICGKRYRQKGSLTKHLEIHQEK
- the LOC119617014 gene encoding zinc finger protein 70-like encodes the protein MVTVQLLRMSVHERIKAAVNDLLHRLGTGEKSAEAPVLRSLLTMRLTAAAEEIVDLFKKTVVDYEVRVLRAEKEIFRQRRQLDALLQPEVRLLRTESSGEVLLKRRPSLYQGDQQDPESPHIKEEQVELFTYKKGEHLQDIQDNEITNVAFVPAPVKSEDDEEKPQSSQFHCSQTEENRDLVGEPKPATTSDPFSLLQTSIEDSFPDSSDQSDSNWAQTNETQPGDEVIKNSETLESDTGYPVEGQPFPCSYCGKRFSLKGNLNRHIREHTGERPFPCPCCDKSFKDSGSLTAHMRCHTGEQPHSCLFCRKSFSGRGNLTRHMRIHTGEKPYTCLICNKSFNVKEHLNRHKNNHTGEKPFSCSVCGKACGQKTDLKRHMRVHTGEKPFSCSFCGKCCAEKGDLNKHMRVHTGEKPFTCDICGKSCAQKGSLKVHMRVHTGEKPYMCFVCGKGFIITGHLKRHMKLHTAQSQFTDCTNSTKTQSESKTNNPANAS
- the dnai2b gene encoding dynein intermediate chain 2, axonemal produces the protein MEIVHVDTKLRREFGPPALFSDRIEELLLDLHPDPSLAAQFIQKTHRDQAVQACRQMSEHQINTERFQSNSCGLNHVEGGWPKDINPNEMEQTIRFRKKVEKDDGYINSILQLGSVMEHRIKQNNSIDIYQQYFDEEEEVEEIQEPPSAKTINVFRDPNELKRTITGLSWHPDGGRKLAAAYSCLEFQKTSRNTSLDSYIWDIENPNHPEVTLKPASLLVCLDYNPKDSHTLVGGCYNGQIAYWDTRKGSQPVEYSSMEHSHRDPVYKIIWLQSKTGTDAFSASTDGQILWWDVRKLSEPTERLVLDPSREGNLDRALGAISLEFEATMPTKFMVGTEQGLVVSCNRKAKTPAEKIVCTYDGHHGPIYALQRNPFFPKNFLTVGDWTARIWSEDIKESSIMWSKYQMSYLMDACWSPVRPSIFFTVKMDGMLDIWDILFKQSDPTLSLKVCDKPLYSLRVQDNGRLVACGSQSGEATLLEICSGLSTLQKNEKSLVAAMFERETKREKILEARQREIRLKERSRSEQSKDDETGREDDEEDSEQLIAKVESDFYSLVEAEFRRRQRREETPQEHNKEVKNGVETDETEDETGETRK